In Nicotiana tabacum cultivar K326 chromosome 19, ASM71507v2, whole genome shotgun sequence, one DNA window encodes the following:
- the LOC107819545 gene encoding uncharacterized protein LOC107819545: protein MLRVLNQKLKKFCFGLRWPIRRRSKTKIKITVKQLGKSNSKSHSQLESDKEPANANGSALIHPSNGHELGRSKSGRTIRVATFNAALFSMAPALPKKIDRSASFDFENDDYYSCNLRAKSSNDRPKSILKQSPLHPSKEADTLLKKQAFAKSKLRVSINLPDNEISLKKSGQLSFLGCDSERFLGSGICRGKAPLRSTVSMPRIDGQSYRSTRTVLEVLRELNADILALQDVKAVEEKGMKPLSDLAAALGMNYVFAESWAPEYGNAIMSKWPIKSWKIQKIFDDSDFRNVLKATIDVPRVGEFNFYCTHLDHLDENWRMKQINAVIQSSDKPHIIAGGLNSLDETDYSPERWTDIVKYYEEMGKPTPKVEVMKHLKSKEYTDAKDFAGECESVVMIAKGQSVQGTCKYGTRVDYILSSSDSPYKFVPGSYSVFSSKGTSDHHIVKVDMVKVDTGSQQHVNKKRRQAKHKVVRITHSNPNKGVWKIDT, encoded by the exons ATGCTAAGAGTTCTCAACCAAAAGCTGAAGAAGTTTTGTTTTGGTCTAAGATGGCCTATACGCCGCCGTTCAAAGACCAAGATCAAGATTACTGTCAAACAGCTAGGAAAATCTAATTCCAAGTCTCATTCTCAGCTTGAATCAGATAAAGAACCAGCTAATGCAAATGGGTCTGCGCTGATCCATCCCAGTAATGGGCATGAATTGGGTCGTTCTAAATCTGGACGTACAATTCGTGTAGCTACATTCAATGCTGCCCTTTTCTCTATGGCACCAGCACTTCCAAAGAAGATTGACAGGTCAGCTAGTTTTGACTTTGAAAATGATGATTATTACTCCTGTAATTTAAGAGCAAAATCATCAAATGATCGTCCTAAGAGTATACTCAAACAATCTCCTCTGCATCCTAGTAAAGAAGCTGATACTCTATTAAAGAAGCAAGCTTTTGCTAAATCAAAGTTAAGGGTGTCCATAAATTTACCAGATAATGAAATATCTTTGAAGAAAAGTGGGCAATTAAGCTTTTTGGGATGTGATAGTGAGAGGTTTTTAGGAAGTGGAATATGCAGGGGAAAGGCTCCTTTAAGGTCTACAGTAAGTATGCCACGTATAGATGGTCAGAGTTATAGAAGTACAAGAACTGTTCTTGAAGTATTGAGAGAGTTGAATGCTGATATTTTAGCATTGCAAGATGTTAAAGCAGTGGAGGAGAAAGGTATGAAGCCGTTATCGGATTTGGCTGCTGCTTTGGGGATGAATTATGTATTTGCAGAGAGCTGGGCTCCTGAGTATGGCAATGCTATTATGTCAAAATGGCCTATTAAGTCTTGGAAGATACAAAAGATCTTTGACGACTCCGATTTCAG AAATGTTCTAAAGGCCACAATTGATGTTCCTCGAGTTGGAGAATTCAATTTCTACTGCACTCACCTTGATCACTTGGATGAGAATTGGCGTATGAAGCAAATTAATGCTGTAATCCAATCCTCTGATAAGCCACACATTATAGCCGGGGGATTAAATTCTCTAGACGAAACAGATTACTCTCCAGAAAGATGGACAGATATTGTAAAG TATTATGAAGAAATGGGAAAGCCAACACCAAAGGTTGAGGTAATGAAGCATTTGAAGAGTAAAGAGTATACTGATGCTAAAGATTTTGCTGGGGAATGCGAGTCTGTTGTCATGATTGCCAAAGGACAGA GTGTGCAGGGAACGTGCAAGTATGGAACTCGAGTGGATTACATACTCTCATCATCGGATTCACCATACAAGTTTGTTCCAGGCTCATACTCCGTTTTCTCCTCAAAAGGAACTTCTGATCATCACATAGTAAAAGTTGATATGGTAAAAGTAGATACTGGTTCTCAACAACATGTCAACAAGAAACGGCGGCAAGCAAAACATAAAGTAGTCAGGATTACTCATTCAAATCCAAACAAGGGTGTATGGAAAATAGACACATGA